The sequence GATGCCAGCCCGAACTCGGTGCTGAAAGATTTTCAACGCCCAAAGAATTTGATATCACGTCCCCGGAAATCGTGAACAGTGGAGGTGGCGTCAACCGAATTGGGTATATAAAACCAGCGCGGGAAGAGGGTTATGTATTTCGGCGGGAGTCGAGTTACCCCCAAAGTTACCCCCGAAAAGGCGACGGTGCCACCTTCACACAAAAAGTCAAAGAGCAATTCTAAGACGACGATATCACAACGGCGGCCGCCATTTTTTACCCTTCCGAAAAGAACAGCCCCCGCTTACCACCAGGGCGAACAGGAACCGGCCGCCACCGGATCAGCCGCCATCATCGCGGCCCCTTCACCCCTACCGTGTCCAGGTCGGCACGGCTTCACCCTGCGGGTTCCGCCCGACCGCCCCGGCCCCGTCCGGGGTTCCTCGAGTCGATCAGCTCGAGGGGTTCATCGAGGGTGGCGCTCGAGCAGAGACAAGCCGATCGGACGGCGCAACGTGCCGGCCAGCCGGCGGTGGAGAACAACGGAGAGAAAGAAAGATGGTGGCGGCCGTCGCGTGTTGCCCTCTGTGTCCTATTCGGTGCCCGGTTGCGCGGGGGTCAGAAACGCGCGGGGCTTGCCAGATATCGGCCCCGTGAACTCGGTGGTCAACCAGCGACTTACTGAGGAAAAACGCCCACAACAAAGGTTGTGAGCGCTTCCACCCAGCCGGGATTCATGCAAGAGGCGGTTTACAAAATTTGATCTCTGGCGAACGGTGCGCGTCCCTGACCCCTGACTGAACGACGCCCCGGAAGGACCCGCCGCATCACCCGACCGGCACGACGGCCCACCCCTTCCCCAGCCGATCAGCACAGGCACAGGCTTTTTCGTGGTTCCGGTGGAGATGCCCGCAGCGCTTCCCGGTCGAGTGTCGAGCTTCCCACCCCGCCGGCGGATGGTTCACCTGGTCGCCACGGACGACGGCCCGAAGCGGCTCGAGAGTCGCCACCAGGAACGGCGGGGTCTCGATCAGGCCCGCCGCCATGGCAAGCAGATGCCGGCGGTTCATTATTTGAACTCCGCGAACGGGTCGTCAAGCTCTGCAAACGGGTTGCGCTTCGTGTCCTTCGGTCCGGCCGCCTCCACCCTCGAGCGTGACGCCGGGGTTAGTCCGAACTCCACCAGGAACGCCCGCATTTCCTTTGACGCCTTCGTCGCAATGTTCAGATTCGGGTTCTGAGCAAGCACGCCGTTCGTGAGGGTGATAACCAGTCCCTCCCGCTTCACCGCTTCCATGGCCGCCGTCCAGATTGAATACTGGCCACAGTAAGCAGAGAACGCCGCCGCATCCCCGGCGGTCAACAGCCCACGGTCACGAAGCATCGGGAATAGCCTGTTCCATTCATCCCGGCCTGTTTGATCGAGGAACGCCGGCGGTTCGGCCCCAAGGTCGGGATACGTCGGCTCGTTCGGGTTGGTCCGGTGCTTCCGGAGCGTTCCAGAAAGCTTCTTCATCGCGGTAGGTTTACGTCTTGGCATGAGATACCCCCCTTTTCTACAGTTGGCCGTATAAAAATTTGATTCCACCCAACGGTCTCCCGTCATAAGGCGGGAGGGATTCGGTCCCCCCCTCCCGCC is a genomic window of Candidatus Ozemobacteraceae bacterium containing:
- a CDS encoding phage terminase small subunit P27 family; protein product: MPRRKPTAMKKLSGTLRKHRTNPNEPTYPDLGAEPPAFLDQTGRDEWNRLFPMLRDRGLLTAGDAAAFSAYCGQYSIWTAAMEAVKREGLVITLTNGVLAQNPNLNIATKASKEMRAFLVEFGLTPASRSRVEAAGPKDTKRNPFAELDDPFAEFK